A genomic region of Microtus ochrogaster isolate Prairie Vole_2 chromosome 15, MicOch1.0, whole genome shotgun sequence contains the following coding sequences:
- the Gtpbp1 gene encoding GTP-binding protein 1, with amino-acid sequence MAAERSRSPVESPVPASMFAPEPSSPGAARAAAAAARLHGGFDSDCSEDGEALNGEPELDLTSKLVLVSPTSEQYDSLLRQMWERMDEGCGETIYVIGQGSDGTEYGLSEADMEASYATVKSMAEQIEADVILLRERQEAGGRVRDYLVRKRVGDNDFLEVRVAVVGNVDAGKSTLLGVLTHGELDNGRGFARQKLFRHKHEIESGRTSSVGNDILGFDSEGNVVNKPDSHGGSLEWTKICEKSTKVITFIDLAGHEKYLKTTVFGMTGHLPDFCMLMVGSNAGIVGMTKEHLGLALALNVPVFVVVTKIDMCPANILQETLKLLQRLLKSPGCRKIPVLVQSKDDVIVTASNFSSERMCPIFQISNVTGENLDLLKMFLNLLSPRTSYREEEPAEFQIDDTYSVPGVGTVVSGTTLRGLIKLNDTLLLGPDPLGNFLSIAVKSIHRKRMPVKEVRGGQTASFALKKIKRSSIRKGMVMVSPRLNPQASWEFEAEILVLHHPTTISPRYQAMVHCGSIRQTATILSMDKDCLRTGDKATVHFRFIKTPEYLHIDQRLVFREGRTKAVGTITKLLQTTNNSPMNSKPQQIKMQSTKKGPLSKREEGGPSGMPAAGGPSAGEDASSLGTTQAATSSGLQPQPKPSSGGRRRGGQRHKVKSQGACVTPASGC; translated from the exons ATGGCGGCGGAGCGGAGTCGCTCCCCGGTGGAGTCGCCGGTGCCGGCCTCGATGTTCGCCCCCGAGCCCAGCTCTCCGGGAGCGGCCCGGGCCGCGGCGGCTGCGGCACGACTCCACGGCGGCTTCGACTCGGACTGCAGCGAGGACGGCGAGGCACTCAACGGCGAGCCGGAGCTGGACCTCACCAGCAAG CTGGTTCTAGTGAGCCCTACATCAGAGCAGTATGACAGCCTACTTCGGCAGATGTGGGAGAGGATGGACGAGGGATGCGGAGAGACCATATATGTCATTGGGCAGGGATCAG ATGGGACTGAGTACGGGCTGAGTGAAGCTGACATGGAGGCCTCCTACGCCACAGTGAAGAGCATGGCGGAACAGATAGAGGCTGATGTCATCCTGTTGCGTGAGCGTCAAGAAGCTGGTGGCCGTGTGCGTGATTACTTAGTCAGGAAACGAGTTGGAGACAATGACTTCCTGGAGGTCAG GGTGGCAGTGGTGGGCAACGTGGATGCTGGCAAAAGCACACTCCTGGGAGTCCTAACACATGGGGAACTGGACAATGGTCGTGGCTTTGCCCGCCAAAAACTATTCCGCCACAAACATGAGATTGAATCTGGTCGAACCAGCAGCGTGGGCAATGACATTCTGGGCTTTGACAGTGAAGGCAATGTAGTGAACAAGCCCGACAGCCATGGTGGCAGCCTGGAGTGGACAAAGATCTGTGAGAAGTCCACGAAGGTGATTACCTTCATCGACCTGGCTGGCCACGAGAAGTACCTGAAGACCACTGTTTTTGGCATGACTGGCCATTTGCCTGACTTCTGCATGCTCATG GTGGGCAGTAATGCTGGCATCGTGGGGATGACCAAGGAGCACTTGGGCTTGGCATTGGCACTCAATGTACCTGTCTTTGTGGTTGTCACCAAGATTGACATGTGTCCTGCCAATATCCTTCAAG AAACCCTGAAGCTGCTACAGCGCCTGCTGAAGTCACCAGGCTGCCGGAAGATCCCTGTCTTGGTGCAGAGCAAAGATGATGTGATTGTCACAGCCTCCAACTTCAGCTCTGAGAG gATGTGCCCAATATTCCAGATCTCCAATGTCACAGGGGAGAACCTCGACCTGCTCAAGATGTTCCTCAACCTCCTGTCCCCGCGCACCAGCTACAGGGAGGAAGAACCTGCTGAGTTCCAAATAGATGACACCTACTCTGTTCCC GGTGTGGGGACAGTGGTGTCCGGGACCACGCTGAGGGGCCTGATCAAGCTGAATGACACTCTGCTACTGGGCCCAGACCCCTTGGGTAACTTCCTGTCTATTGCTGTCAAGTCAATCCATCGCAAGCGCATGCCTGTCAAGGAGGTGCGGGGAGGCCAGACAGCCTCCTTTGCACTAAAGAAG ATAAAGCGCTCGTCCATCCGGAAAGGCATGGTGATGGTTTCTCCACGCCTGAATCCCCAAGCTTCCTGGGAATTTGAGGCTGAGATTCTCGTCCTCCACCATCCCACCACAATTAGTCCACGCTACCAAGCCATGG TACACTGTGGGAGCATCCGGCAGACAGCTACCATCTTGAGTATGGATAAAGACTGTCTACGCACAGGAGATAAGGCTACTGTCCACTTCCGCTTCATCAAGACCCCTGAGTACCTGCACATAGACCAGCGGTTGGTGTTTCGGGAAGGTCGTACCAAGGCTGTTGGTACTATCACCAAG CTCCTCCAGACGACCAATAACTCTCCCATGAACTCCAAGCCCCAGCAGATTAAAATGCAGTCCACAAAAAAGGGTCCCCTGagcaaaagagaagaaggaggtcCATCTGGCATGCCAGCAGCAGGGGGCCCCTCAGCTGGAGAGGACGCTTCCTCTCTAGGAACTACACAGGCTGCTACGTCCAGTGGCCTCCAGCCACAG cccAAGCCCAGCAGTGGGGGCCGGCGACGAGGGGGCCAGCGCCACAAGGTGAAGTCCCAGGGGGCCTGTGTGACTCCTGCCAGCGGCTGCTGA